A DNA window from Streptomyces sp. CA-278952 contains the following coding sequences:
- a CDS encoding non-ribosomal peptide synthetase: protein MSASPDRQLALTSAQAGMWLAQRFAADRLDYSIAQYVEIRGALDTRLFVRAARRAFDEADAVRVRFVETQGDPVQLLDPDRSCAVPVLDFTDRPRPAEAARRWMADELDRPLSLEGGRVLSLALLKVSEETHYWYLRAHHAVLDGYSGSLLVRRAADVYRALVEGGPVPECPYGAAEDLLAHDRDYRDSPAFAADRSYWAQILADHRVPASFGRAGHGRTPGRIRVSALLDQERINALRSVAASCRVALPALFVAVELLHVARLTGERDITLGLPVTARTRAVRATPGMVSNVVPLRLTIDPDERLSALLGRIGKAMRLSLAHQRYRYEDIRRDLRLSDDGEPLTGPHVNLQIFDYELDFAGARASVHNLTNGPVEDLAFVVYSGTADTPWRVDLDANAELYNTVDLAVHQEAVLRLIDGLTAAGADTVVGTLGVLAPAEERRILTEWNDTAHRYPDTTLPELFEAQAARTPGREAVVYLGEALSYEELDTRADALAHVLRGLGAGPEGLVALAVPRSAELIVSLLAVLKTGAAYLPLDPDHPAERIAAMLADACPTVLVTTTAALARLPSAEALPRLLLDNPTASAALCEAPSPRPAGDGAVRLLPRNPANVIYTSGSTGTPKGVVNTHEGLVNRLLWMQDRYGLDATDRVLQKTSCGFDVSGWEFFWPLVTGATLVVAEPERHKDPAYLAALIAEQNITTVHFVPSMLKGLLAESTAAGCVSLRRVLCSGEALPANLVTRFHAVLGCELHNLYGPTEASIDVTAFACDPADTSGSAPPIGTPIANTRVYVLNRGLQPVPTGVMGELYLTGTGLARGYLDRAPLTAERFVACPYGPPGSRMYRTGDLARWDTDGRLVYMGRGDEQVKIRGVRIEPAEVASALVGHPDVGEAEVVAREDGPGGTHLVGYVVPDWRSLEDRLERGRQEKVEQWEQLYQTMYGSTEPTGFGEDFTGWDSSYDGTPLPLDDMERWRTGTVERIRALCPRRVLEIGVGSGLLLSRLAEATEAYWATDFSDSVVERLRRQTAARPELSGRVELLARPAHDLDGLPREFFDTVVINSVAQYFPSADYLASVLRGALDLLVPGGSLFVGDVRNLRLKRALDTAVQLARGGQDTDPGAVRQAVDQRAAQENELLVDPEFFHTLAAADTERFGGVDIRVKTGAYDNELVRYRYDVLLHKKSGRTPVSAAGAARWQWGEDVGTVQELADRLASERPAGLRVTGVPNGRTAREAAAARALYAGAHLTEVRAALLRTGAPNATADTLVALGESLGYRAAVTWSSEGRDGELDALFLPPGTGPLTDVYLPAESRPAGRALTNNPALGHVAGELGVSLRGHLRDVLPDYMVPSAVVVLDSLPVNANGKLDRRALPAPDFQAQVAGRAPRTVNEELLCGLFAEVLGLPAVGIDDSFFDLGGDSISSIQLVSRARKAGLTVSPRDVFRHKTVLALADVATPIAGTVEERPEDGVGEVRWTPITHHLHGLNGPVRRFHQSTVLRVPGGLREDVLTDALQSLLDHHGALRLWMAGEDRTWRFEVTGPGAVSAGEVLRRVDVTGLTDDERRSVFAERTAEAVDRLDPAAGVMLQAVWCDAGAREAGHLVLVIHHLAVDGVSWRILLPDLAQAYAAHAEGSHPALQPVGTSIRKWAEALHGLAHTPEREAELPLWSAMLAGADPLLGRRTLDPTRDVHARRHTISLTLPGTWTTEVLTGVTKAFHAQVNDVLLTAMALAVQDWRRRRGLPGSTVLLDVEGHGREDVTDGTDLSRTVGWFTSLFPVRLEAELSDWDDIWAAGPTVGAALKQVKEQLHALPDHGIGYGLLRHLNTATAEVLAEAGRPQIGFNYLGRFTTASGSPDWEPDHDFGGFSGGADPELPITHALELDALTEDGPDGPRLVARWSWAEDVFSEEDVQDLARTWFKALETLATHARNPDTGGHSPSDLPFVTLTQDDIDQLERATPDLVDVLPLTALQEGLVFHAAYDDRAPDVYNVQLGIDLEGPLNAGTLREAAEALLSRHGNLRAGVRQPDRGGHVQVVRARVELPWEEADAADDAEADRLAREDRSRRFDLEEAPLLRFTLVRLGEERYRFLFTTHHLLLDGWSMPLVMQELFTLYGNRGDTRSLPPAVPYENYFRWLTAQDTPAAENAWRTALADLDGPTRLAPHADSHASVAPHHHSVGLPRELTEAVERQARRHGITLNTVVQTTWALLLARLTGREDVIFGTTVSGRSPEVPGIESMIGLFINTLPVRVRLDPTEPLLDLAARLQREQAELSAHQHLGMADIQRLTNTGGELFDTLTVFENYPLDPDALSKAHGLRFTGLHTHNDVHYPLALIALPGHQLTLDLTYRPDLFGEDEVVLLAERCTQLLRTFADAGPDLLAGDVEVLSGAERHQVLEEWNSPVPTRPVRGVVERFDAAMAAAPDATAVVCGSMRLTYAELDARANRLARVLRARGAGRGDLVAVALPRSAEMVVAVFAVLKAGAGYVPLDVAYPADRIAFMLDDATPRLVITDRSVSGALPDTGVEALVLDDPSCVRELAAVPGGPLPEEELGGAVPEGATAYVIYTSGSTGRPKGVVVSRRAMAVFLSWAVDEFGPEGLASVLASTSLSFDVSVFEIFAPLLAGGRIEVVPDLLTLAERPWSGSLVSGVPSVVAALLEAGARLDCERLVLAGEALPEHVMRRLRTDAPQVRVANLYGPTESTVYATGWHESDPDEALAPPIGQPLSGTRTYVLDGRLRPVAAGVTGDLYLSGPKVADGYLGRPGLTACHFLPDPYGPASARMYHTGDLARWDEQGTLHYLGRADDQVKVRGFRIELGEIESVLARHPDVTRAAVTTHTAATGEHLLVAHVLTASSARPSQEELARHLAAALPAHMVPSAFVHLDSLPVNANGKLDRRALPAPDFQAQVAGRAPRTVNEELLCGLFAEVLGLPAVGIDDSFFDLGGDSISSIQLVSRARKAGLVITPRDVFHSETVAGLAELARTTGAAVVERTEEGVGEVNLTPIVHHLRELGGPVRRFHQSMVARVPAGLREPALIAALQTLLDHHGSLRMRLRVGGTGDEDWALVVAGPGAVSAGEVLRRVDVTGLTDDERRSVFAERTAEAVDRLDPAAGVMLQAVWCDAGAREAGHLVLVIHHLAVDGVSWRILLPDLAQAYAAHAEGRHPALQPVGTSIRKWAEALHGLAHTPEREAELPLWSAMLAGADPLLGRRTLDPTHDVHARRHTISLTLPGTWTTEVLTGVTKAFHAQVNDVLLTAMALAVQDWRRRRGLPGSTVLLDVEGHGREDITDGTDLSRTVGWFTSLFPVRLEAELSDWDDIWAAGPTVGAALKQVKEQLHALPDHGIGYGLLRHLNTATAEVLAEAGRPQIGFNYLGRFTTASGSPDWEPDHDFGGFSGGADPELPITHALELDALTEDGPDGPRLVARWSWAEDVFSEEDVQDLARTWFKALETLATHARNPDTGGHSPSDLPFVTLTQDDIDQFQEELDETWEI, encoded by the coding sequence ATGTCCGCTTCTCCGGACCGGCAGCTTGCCCTGACGTCCGCTCAGGCTGGGATGTGGCTCGCGCAGCGTTTCGCTGCCGACCGCCTCGACTACAGCATCGCCCAGTACGTCGAGATCCGGGGCGCGCTGGACACCCGACTCTTCGTCCGGGCCGCGCGCCGCGCCTTCGACGAGGCCGACGCCGTCCGCGTGCGGTTCGTGGAGACACAGGGCGATCCCGTCCAGCTCCTCGACCCGGACCGGTCGTGCGCCGTGCCCGTCCTGGATTTCACCGACCGGCCCCGGCCGGCGGAGGCGGCTCGGCGGTGGATGGCCGACGAGCTGGACCGGCCGCTGTCCCTGGAGGGCGGCCGGGTCTTGTCGCTCGCCCTGCTCAAGGTCTCCGAGGAGACCCACTACTGGTACCTGCGGGCCCACCACGCGGTGCTCGACGGCTACAGCGGCTCGCTGCTCGTACGGCGCGCCGCAGACGTCTACCGGGCCCTCGTCGAGGGCGGGCCCGTGCCGGAGTGCCCGTACGGCGCTGCCGAGGACCTGCTCGCGCACGACCGCGACTACCGTGACTCCCCCGCCTTCGCCGCCGACCGCTCCTACTGGGCCCAGATCCTGGCGGACCATCGGGTGCCCGCCTCCTTCGGCCGCGCCGGGCACGGTCGGACGCCCGGGCGGATCCGGGTGTCGGCCCTGCTGGACCAGGAGCGGATCAACGCCCTGCGGAGCGTCGCGGCGAGCTGCCGGGTGGCCCTGCCCGCCCTGTTCGTTGCGGTCGAGCTGCTGCACGTCGCCCGCCTGACCGGGGAGCGGGACATCACCCTGGGACTGCCGGTGACGGCGCGGACCAGGGCCGTGCGCGCCACGCCCGGCATGGTGTCCAACGTGGTGCCGTTGCGGCTGACGATCGACCCGGACGAGCGTCTGTCCGCACTGCTCGGGCGCATCGGGAAGGCGATGCGGCTGTCCCTCGCCCACCAGCGCTACCGCTACGAGGACATCCGCCGCGACCTGCGGCTGAGCGATGACGGCGAGCCGCTGACCGGGCCGCACGTGAACCTCCAGATCTTCGACTACGAGCTGGACTTCGCCGGTGCCCGGGCGAGCGTGCACAACCTCACCAACGGCCCGGTCGAAGACCTGGCGTTCGTCGTCTACAGCGGCACCGCGGACACCCCTTGGCGCGTCGACCTCGACGCCAACGCTGAGCTGTACAACACCGTGGACCTGGCCGTCCACCAGGAAGCCGTCCTGCGGCTGATCGACGGCCTCACCGCCGCCGGTGCCGACACCGTTGTCGGCACCCTCGGCGTCCTCGCCCCCGCGGAGGAGCGGCGGATCCTCACCGAGTGGAACGACACGGCGCACCGTTATCCCGATACGACGCTGCCGGAGCTGTTCGAGGCGCAGGCTGCCCGCACGCCCGGCCGCGAAGCGGTCGTGTACCTGGGCGAGGCACTGTCGTACGAGGAGCTCGACACCCGCGCCGACGCGCTGGCACACGTCCTGCGCGGGCTGGGCGCCGGCCCCGAGGGGCTGGTGGCGCTCGCCGTGCCCCGCTCGGCCGAGCTGATCGTCTCGCTGCTCGCGGTGCTCAAGACCGGGGCGGCGTACCTGCCCCTCGACCCCGACCATCCGGCCGAGCGCATCGCGGCGATGCTCGCCGACGCCTGCCCGACGGTACTGGTCACCACCACGGCCGCCCTCGCCCGCCTGCCTTCGGCGGAGGCCCTGCCGCGGCTGCTGCTCGACAATCCCACGGCGTCGGCCGCACTGTGCGAGGCGCCCTCCCCGCGCCCGGCCGGTGACGGCGCCGTGCGCCTACTTCCGCGGAACCCGGCCAACGTGATCTACACCTCGGGCTCGACGGGCACCCCCAAGGGTGTCGTCAACACCCACGAGGGCCTGGTGAACCGGCTGTTGTGGATGCAGGACCGTTACGGCCTCGACGCCACGGACCGAGTCCTGCAGAAGACCTCCTGTGGCTTCGACGTCTCCGGGTGGGAGTTCTTCTGGCCGCTCGTCACCGGCGCCACCCTGGTGGTCGCCGAGCCGGAGCGGCACAAGGACCCCGCGTACCTGGCGGCGCTCATCGCCGAACAGAACATCACCACCGTGCACTTCGTGCCCTCCATGCTGAAGGGCTTGCTGGCCGAGTCCACCGCCGCCGGGTGCGTCTCCCTGCGCCGGGTGCTGTGCAGCGGCGAGGCCCTCCCGGCCAACCTGGTGACCCGCTTCCACGCCGTCCTCGGCTGCGAACTGCACAACCTCTACGGCCCCACGGAGGCGTCCATCGACGTCACGGCGTTCGCGTGCGACCCGGCCGACACCTCCGGCTCCGCCCCGCCGATCGGCACCCCGATCGCCAACACCCGGGTCTACGTCCTCAACCGCGGCCTCCAGCCGGTGCCCACGGGCGTCATGGGCGAGCTGTACCTGACCGGCACCGGCCTGGCGCGGGGGTACCTCGACCGCGCCCCGCTCACCGCGGAGCGGTTCGTGGCGTGCCCGTACGGCCCGCCGGGCTCACGCATGTACCGCACCGGCGACCTCGCCCGCTGGGACACCGACGGCCGGCTCGTCTACATGGGCCGCGGCGACGAGCAGGTGAAGATCCGCGGTGTCCGCATCGAGCCCGCCGAGGTCGCCTCCGCCCTCGTCGGCCACCCGGACGTGGGCGAGGCGGAGGTCGTCGCCCGTGAGGACGGGCCCGGCGGCACGCACCTCGTCGGGTACGTGGTGCCCGACTGGCGTTCCCTGGAGGACCGGCTGGAGCGGGGCCGGCAGGAGAAGGTCGAGCAGTGGGAACAGCTCTACCAGACGATGTACGGCAGCACGGAGCCGACCGGCTTCGGCGAGGACTTCACCGGCTGGGACAGCAGCTACGACGGGACGCCCCTCCCTCTCGATGACATGGAGCGGTGGCGGACGGGCACCGTGGAGCGCATCCGCGCCCTCTGCCCGCGCCGCGTGCTGGAGATCGGCGTGGGCAGCGGTCTGCTGCTGTCCCGGCTCGCCGAGGCCACCGAGGCGTACTGGGCGACCGACTTCTCCGACTCCGTCGTCGAGCGGCTGCGCCGGCAGACGGCCGCCCGCCCCGAGCTGTCCGGCCGGGTCGAGCTGCTGGCCCGGCCGGCCCACGACCTCGACGGGCTGCCCCGGGAGTTCTTCGACACCGTCGTCATCAACTCGGTGGCGCAGTACTTTCCCAGCGCCGACTACCTCGCCTCCGTGCTGCGGGGCGCACTGGACCTGCTCGTCCCCGGCGGCTCCCTCTTCGTCGGCGACGTCCGGAACCTGCGCCTGAAGCGCGCCCTCGACACCGCGGTGCAACTCGCCCGCGGAGGCCAGGACACCGATCCCGGCGCCGTCCGCCAAGCGGTGGACCAGCGGGCGGCCCAGGAGAACGAGCTGCTGGTCGATCCGGAGTTCTTCCACACCCTGGCCGCGGCGGACACCGAGCGGTTCGGCGGGGTCGACATCCGCGTGAAGACCGGCGCCTACGACAACGAGCTGGTCCGGTACCGCTACGACGTCCTCCTCCACAAGAAGTCCGGCCGGACGCCCGTCTCCGCGGCTGGGGCAGCGCGCTGGCAGTGGGGCGAGGATGTCGGAACGGTCCAGGAGCTCGCGGACCGGCTCGCTTCCGAGCGCCCGGCCGGGCTGCGCGTCACCGGCGTGCCAAACGGCCGCACGGCGCGCGAGGCCGCCGCCGCCCGCGCCCTGTACGCGGGCGCGCACCTGACCGAGGTCCGCGCCGCGCTGCTCCGCACCGGCGCCCCGAACGCAACCGCGGACACGCTGGTGGCCCTCGGCGAATCGCTCGGCTACCGGGCGGCCGTCACCTGGTCGTCCGAGGGCCGGGACGGCGAACTGGACGCCCTCTTCCTGCCGCCCGGCACCGGTCCCCTGACCGACGTGTACCTGCCCGCGGAGAGCCGACCCGCCGGCCGCGCCCTCACCAACAACCCCGCGCTCGGCCATGTGGCGGGCGAGCTGGGCGTGTCCCTGCGCGGCCACCTGAGGGACGTGCTGCCCGACTACATGGTGCCGTCGGCGGTCGTCGTCCTGGACTCGCTGCCGGTGAACGCCAACGGCAAGCTGGACCGGCGGGCCCTGCCCGCACCCGACTTCCAGGCGCAGGTGGCCGGGCGGGCCCCGCGCACCGTGAACGAGGAGCTGCTCTGCGGCCTGTTCGCCGAGGTCCTCGGGCTCCCGGCGGTCGGCATCGACGACAGCTTCTTCGACCTCGGCGGCGACAGCATCAGCTCCATCCAGCTCGTCAGCCGGGCCCGCAAGGCGGGTCTGACCGTCTCGCCGCGCGACGTCTTCCGCCACAAGACCGTCCTCGCCCTTGCCGACGTCGCCACCCCCATCGCCGGGACCGTCGAAGAACGCCCCGAGGACGGGGTGGGCGAGGTGCGGTGGACGCCGATCACCCATCACCTTCACGGGCTGAACGGCCCGGTCCGGCGCTTCCACCAGTCCACGGTCCTCCGTGTCCCAGGAGGCCTGCGCGAGGACGTGCTCACCGACGCGCTGCAGAGTCTTCTCGACCACCATGGCGCGCTGCGCCTGTGGATGGCGGGCGAGGACCGCACGTGGAGGTTCGAGGTAACCGGGCCGGGTGCGGTGAGCGCCGGTGAAGTGCTGCGCCGCGTGGACGTGACGGGGCTGACGGACGACGAGCGCCGGTCGGTGTTCGCCGAACGGACCGCCGAGGCGGTGGACCGGCTCGACCCCGCTGCCGGGGTGATGCTCCAGGCCGTATGGTGCGACGCCGGAGCGCGGGAAGCGGGCCACCTCGTGCTGGTGATCCACCACCTCGCCGTGGACGGCGTCTCCTGGCGCATCCTGCTTCCCGACCTCGCCCAGGCCTACGCGGCGCACGCCGAAGGCAGCCACCCGGCCCTCCAACCAGTGGGCACCTCCATCCGCAAGTGGGCCGAAGCACTGCACGGGCTGGCCCACACCCCTGAACGCGAGGCCGAACTGCCCCTGTGGTCCGCGATGCTCGCCGGTGCGGACCCACTGCTGGGCCGACGCACCCTCGACCCCACACGCGACGTCCACGCCCGGCGCCACACGATATCGCTCACCCTGCCCGGCACCTGGACCACCGAAGTGCTGACCGGTGTCACCAAGGCGTTTCACGCCCAGGTGAACGACGTGCTGCTGACGGCGATGGCGCTGGCCGTGCAGGACTGGCGCCGCCGCCGCGGACTGCCGGGCTCCACCGTGCTGCTCGACGTGGAAGGCCACGGCCGCGAGGACGTCACCGACGGGACCGACCTCTCCCGCACCGTCGGCTGGTTCACCAGCCTGTTCCCCGTGCGGCTCGAAGCCGAACTGTCGGACTGGGACGACATCTGGGCGGCGGGCCCGACAGTCGGTGCGGCCCTCAAACAGGTGAAGGAACAGCTGCACGCCCTGCCCGACCACGGCATCGGCTACGGGCTGCTGCGCCACCTCAACACAGCCACGGCCGAGGTCCTCGCAGAGGCGGGCCGCCCGCAGATCGGCTTCAACTACCTCGGCCGCTTCACCACCGCGAGCGGCTCCCCCGACTGGGAGCCCGACCACGACTTCGGCGGATTCTCCGGCGGCGCCGACCCCGAACTGCCCATCACCCACGCCCTGGAACTGGACGCGCTCACCGAGGACGGCCCTGACGGCCCACGGCTGGTGGCCCGCTGGTCATGGGCGGAAGACGTCTTCTCCGAAGAAGACGTCCAAGACCTCGCCCGCACCTGGTTCAAGGCCCTCGAAACCCTCGCCACCCACGCCCGGAACCCCGACACCGGCGGCCACAGCCCCTCCGACCTGCCCTTCGTCACACTCACCCAGGACGACATAGACCAGCTGGAGCGTGCGACGCCCGACCTCGTCGACGTCCTGCCGCTGACGGCGCTGCAGGAAGGGCTGGTGTTCCACGCCGCGTACGACGACCGGGCCCCGGACGTGTACAACGTCCAGCTGGGCATCGACCTGGAAGGCCCGCTGAACGCCGGCACGCTGCGCGAGGCCGCCGAGGCGCTGCTCAGCCGCCACGGCAACCTCCGGGCCGGTGTGCGGCAGCCCGACCGGGGGGGCCATGTCCAGGTCGTACGGGCCCGGGTGGAGCTGCCGTGGGAGGAGGCCGACGCCGCGGACGACGCGGAGGCCGACCGGCTGGCCCGGGAGGACCGGTCGCGGCGCTTCGACCTGGAGGAGGCACCGCTGCTGCGGTTCACCCTCGTGCGCCTCGGCGAGGAGCGGTACCGCTTCCTGTTCACCACCCACCACCTTCTGCTCGACGGCTGGTCCATGCCCCTGGTGATGCAGGAACTCTTCACCCTCTACGGCAACCGCGGGGACACCCGAAGCCTGCCCCCCGCAGTCCCCTACGAGAACTACTTCCGCTGGCTCACCGCACAGGACACCCCCGCAGCCGAGAACGCCTGGCGCACAGCCCTCGCCGACCTCGACGGACCCACCCGCCTCGCCCCCCACGCGGACAGCCACGCGTCGGTCGCCCCGCACCACCACTCCGTGGGGCTGCCGCGCGAGCTGACCGAGGCCGTTGAGCGTCAAGCCCGCCGCCACGGCATCACGCTCAACACCGTCGTCCAGACGACCTGGGCCCTGCTGCTGGCCCGCCTGACGGGCCGTGAGGACGTTATCTTCGGGACGACGGTATCGGGCCGCTCGCCCGAGGTGCCCGGCATCGAGTCGATGATCGGCCTGTTCATCAACACCCTGCCCGTGCGGGTCCGCCTCGACCCGACCGAGCCACTGCTGGACCTGGCGGCACGCCTCCAGCGGGAACAGGCCGAGCTGTCCGCCCACCAACACCTGGGCATGGCCGACATCCAGCGACTGACGAACACCGGCGGCGAACTCTTCGACACCCTGACCGTGTTCGAGAACTACCCACTGGACCCGGACGCCCTGTCCAAAGCACACGGCCTGCGCTTCACGGGACTGCACACCCACAACGACGTCCACTACCCGCTGGCCCTCATCGCTCTCCCCGGCCACCAGCTGACCCTGGACCTCACCTACCGCCCGGACCTCTTCGGCGAGGACGAGGTCGTGCTCCTCGCCGAGCGCTGCACACAGCTGCTGCGGACCTTCGCCGACGCAGGTCCCGACCTCCTCGCCGGCGACGTCGAGGTCCTCTCCGGCGCCGAGCGGCATCAGGTGCTGGAGGAGTGGAACAGCCCCGTGCCCACCAGGCCCGTGCGCGGTGTGGTCGAGCGGTTCGACGCCGCGATGGCGGCCGCCCCGGACGCGACGGCGGTGGTGTGCGGGTCAATGCGGCTGACGTACGCGGAGCTGGACGCGCGGGCGAACCGGCTGGCGCGGGTCCTGCGGGCGCGCGGCGCCGGCCGCGGCGATCTGGTGGCGGTGGCCCTGCCGCGGTCGGCCGAGATGGTCGTGGCGGTGTTCGCGGTACTCAAGGCAGGCGCCGGATACGTTCCCCTGGACGTGGCCTACCCGGCGGACCGGATCGCTTTCATGCTGGACGACGCCACTCCCCGGCTGGTGATCACCGACCGGTCGGTGTCGGGCGCGCTGCCGGACACCGGGGTCGAGGCGCTGGTGCTGGACGACCCGTCGTGCGTACGGGAGCTGGCGGCGGTGCCCGGCGGGCCACTTCCGGAGGAGGAGCTGGGCGGCGCGGTCCCGGAGGGGGCCACCGCGTACGTCATCTACACCTCAGGGTCGACGGGCCGCCCGAAGGGTGTGGTCGTCTCGCGGCGGGCGATGGCGGTGTTCCTGTCGTGGGCGGTGGACGAATTCGGGCCCGAGGGGCTCGCATCGGTCCTGGCGTCGACGTCGTTGTCGTTCGACGTGTCGGTCTTCGAGATCTTCGCACCGCTGCTGGCGGGGGGCCGGATCGAGGTTGTACCAGACCTGCTGACGCTGGCCGAGCGCCCGTGGTCGGGCTCGCTGGTCAGTGGCGTGCCGTCGGTGGTGGCGGCACTGCTGGAGGCCGGGGCACGTCTGGACTGCGAGCGGTTGGTGCTGGCCGGCGAGGCGTTACCGGAGCACGTGATGCGCCGGCTGCGGACCGACGCGCCCCAGGTGCGGGTGGCGAACCTGTACGGCCCGACCGAGTCCACCGTGTACGCCACCGGCTGGCACGAGAGCGACCCGGACGAGGCGCTGGCGCCGCCGATCGGGCAGCCCCTGTCCGGCACCAGGACGTACGTGCTCGACGGGCGGCTTCGCCCGGTGGCTGCCGGAGTCACCGGTGACCTGTACCTGTCGGGGCCGAAGGTGGCCGACGGCTACCTGGGCCGCCCAGGCCTGACGGCGTGCCACTTCCTGCCCGACCCGTACGGCCCGGCCAGTGCGCGGATGTACCACACCGGTGACCTGGCGCGCTGGGACGAGCAGGGAACGCTGCACTACCTGGGGCGCGCCGACGACCAGGTCAAGGTCCGCGGTTTCCGCATCGAGCTGGGCGAGATCGAGTCGGTGCTGGCACGCCATCCGGACGTCACCCGGGCGGCGGTCACCACCCACACCGCCGCGACGGGCGAGCACCTGCTGGTCGCCCACGTCCTGACGGCTTCGAGCGCCCGCCCCTCCCAAGAGGAGCTGGCCCGCCACCTCGCCGCCGCACTGCCGGCCCACATGGTGCCGTCGGCGTTCGTCCACCTCGACTCGCTGCCGGTGAACGCCAACGGCAAGCTGGACCGGCGGGCCCTGCCCGCACCAGACTTCCAGGCGCAGGTGGCCGGGCGGGCCCCGCGCACCGTGAACGAGGAGCTGCTCTGCGGCCTGTTCGCCGAGGTCCTCGGGCTCCCGGCGGTCGGCATCGACGACAGCTTCTTCGACCTCGGCGGCGACAGCATCAGCTCCATCCAGCTCGTCAGCCGAGCCCGCAAGGCGGGTCTGGTGATCACGCCCAGGGACGTCTTCCACTCCGAGACGGTGGCCGGGCTCGCCGAGCTCGCCCGGACCACGGGTGCGGCGGTCGTCGAACGGACCGAGGAGGGAGTGGGCGAGGTGAACCTCACACCGATCGTGCACCACCTGCGCGAGCTGGGCGGTCCGGTGCGGAGGTTCCACCAGTCGATGGTGGCCAGGGTCCCGGCCGGTCTGCGCGAGCCGGCGCTCATCGCCGCTCTCCAGACGCTGCTGGACCACCACGGCTCCCTGCGGATGCGGCTGCGCGTGGGCGGGACCGGGGACGAGGATTGGGCCCTCGTCGTCGCCGGGCCGGGTGCGGTGAGCGCCGGTGAAGTGCTGCGCCGCGTGGACGTGACGGGGCTGACGGACGACGAGCGCCGGTCGGTGTTCGCCGAACGGACCGCCGAGGCGGTGGACCGGCTCGACCCCGCTGCCGGGGTGATGCTCCAGGCCGTATGGTGCGACGCCGGAGCGCGGGAAGCGGGCCACCTCGTGCTGGTGATCCACCACCTCGCCGTGGACGGCGTCTCCTGGCGCATCCTGCTTCCCGACCTCGCCCAGGCCTACGCGGCGCACGCCGAAGGCCGCCACCCCGCCCTCCAACCAGTGGGCACCTCCATCCGCAAGTGGGCCGAAGCACTGCACGGGCTGGCCCACACCCCTGAACGCGAGGCCGAACTGCCCCTGTGGTCCGCGATGCTCGCCGGTGCGGACCCACTGCTGGGCCGACGCACCCTCGACCCCACACACGACGTCCACGCCCGACGCCACACGATATCGCTCACCCTGCCCGGCACCTGGACCACCGAAGTGCTGACCGGTGTCACCAAGGCGTTTCACGCCCAGGTGAACGACGTGCTGCTGACGGCGATGGCGCTGGCCGTGCAGGACTGGCGCCGCCGCCGCGGACTGCCGGGCTCCACCGTGCTGCTCGACGTGGAAGGCCACGGCCGCGAGGACATCACCGACGGGACCGACCTCTCCCGCACCGTCGGCTGGTTCACCAGCCTGTTCCCCGTGCGGCTCGAAGCCGAACTGTCGGACTGGGACGACATCTGGGCGGCGGGCCCGACAGTCGGTGCGGCCCTCAAACAGGTGAAGGAACAGCTGCACGCCCTGCCCGACCACGGCATCGGCTACGGGCTGCTGCGCCACCTCAACACAGCCACGGCCGAGGTCCTCGCAGAGGCGGGCCGCCCGCAGATCGGCTTCAACTACCTCGGCCGCTTCACCACCGCGAGCGGCTCCCCCGACTGGGAGCCCGACCACGACTTCGGCGGATTCTCCGGCGGCGCCGACCCCGAACTGCCCATCACCCACGCCCTGGAACTGGACGCGCTCACCGAGGACGGCCCTGACGGCCCACGGCTGGTGGCCCGCTGGTCATGGGCGGAAGACGTCTTCTCCGAAGAAGACGTCCAAGACCTCGCCCGCACCTGGTTCAAGGCCCTCGAAACCCTCGCCACCCACGCCCGGAACCCCGACACCGGCGGCCACAGCCCCTCCGACCTGCCCTTCGTCACACTCACCCAGGACGACATAGACCAGTTCCAAGAGGAGCTCGACGAAACATGGGAGATCTGA